Genomic window (Alteromonas pelagimontana):
TACTTTAAGTTTATTAATCCTGCGGCCAACGTGCCGGAAAACTGGTTGTTAGGTGTCTCGCCAGAAGGTATTGGTACTATGGGCATGATAGTTAATTTTGTTGTCGCCTACGCAGTATTCAAGATGACAGACGAAGCGCCACAAGATATTCAGGAACTGGTTGAAAGTATTCGTTTTCCTAAAGGGGCAGGAGAAGCATCCTCTCATTAGGCACTGTGAATAATTAAAATCATGAGCAAGGCTCACTATGGCAGTGGGCCTTTTCTTTTGAGGTAAAGAAAACGCATGAGCGCAATTCCACAGCAGGTCACCGATTTTCTAAAATCGTCGGCGCCCTTTGATCAAATGGATATTGATGGCTTAAAAGCATTAGCCAGCCACGCCAATTTAATATATCTGGCTGGTGAGCAAAAACAGCAACTGCTAAAAGACAACCGGCAGTGCCTGTTCCTGATTCAAAGCGGCCAGTTCTCAGTTAAAGATTCTGATCGGCCTGTCAGGCACGTTAGCGAAGGCGATTATTTTAATTACGCCGCTACTCTGGATAACGTGAGCTATCCGCTGGAGGTTAATGTTGACAAGCCCGGGCTAGTCTATTGTTTTCCACCTGAAGCATTTAAACGCACTTTGCATTATGGGTTTGTGGCTGACTTTTTCCGCGGCACCCGTGCTGATATGCTACAAAATCAGGCTGTCGTCGAGTCAAACTCCATGTGGCTGTACAAGCCGCTAAACGAAGTGATGGCGTCAGCGCCCGTTTGGGCTGACAAAGCCACAAGTATTCGTGACGCCGCCTTATTAATGACCGAGAAAAACGTGTCTTCGTTGCTGATAACTGCCGCAGAAAAAGTTGTGGGGATTGTGACAGACCGCGATTTGCGTAGCCGCGTATTGGCAGCAGGGGTGGGTTCGGAATGTCCGGTAAGTGACATCATGACAGAAAAGCCGGCGATGATTAGCCAAGGCCGAACGCTGTTTGACGCAATAGCGCTAATGAGCGAACGTAATATTCATCATCTCCCGGTAATTGACCGCTCTACCCGCCAGCCCGTGGGAATGATCACCACCTCCGATGTCATTCGCCATCAGCGCGGCAATGTGTTGTTCATTATTGGAGAATTGGCCAAAGCAGGCAATTTATATGAGCTGACACGCCTTTCCTGGCAAATTCCACACTATTTAGCGACTCACGCTAAAAGACCGGGGGATTTTGACATCGCCGGTAAGGTGCTGTCTCAGGCTACGGACATTATGACTCGCAAGCTGATCGACTTTTTTCAGCGTGAGCAGGGCAGAGCGCCCATGGCGTATGCCTGGGTCGTGTATGGCTCGCAAGCTCGGGAAGATCAAACCATGGGGTCAGATCAAGACAACGGGTTACTCCTTGCCCGAGAACCGGATGCCGAAGAAGCAACCTATTTTGCCGCAATGGCAGAGTATGTATGTAATGGGCTGGCCAAGTGTGGCATAAAGTTGTGCGCCGGTAACATTATGGCGTCTAATCCTGAACTTCGACTGTCGCTTACTCAGGCGATCCAAGAAGCGCAACGCTGGATAAACCAGCCTACCAGAGCGGCGATTTTACACTTTAATATATTTTTAGATGCCCGTTGTGCCGCTGGCGATGCCGATCTGTTTCGTTCATTACAGCAAGCCCGCGCGCCTTTGTTGCAACAGAAAATGTTTCTGGCCGCCCTCGCCAGGCACAATAACGAAATATCAGTTCCGCTATCTATGTTCCAAAAATTTGTTTATGAAAAGGGGAGCAGGGAAGAGGTTATCGACCTGAAAGTTCGCGCAATTGCATTAATTAATAATGTAGTCAGAATTTACGCACTGGCTAACGGCGTCTCGTTGCCTTCAACCCTCGCGAGGCTGGCTAGTTTACCCGCCGGTTCAGGACTTTCTACCAGAGATGGCGAGAATCTAAGAGATATTTGGCTCTTTTTGAACCGTTTACGCTGGCGGCACCAATTAGCCAAGAATGTCACCGACAATCTTGTTGCCGTGAGCGAACTATCTTCAATTGAAAGACACCAGTTAAAGGCGGCGTTCAAAGCAATAGATCGCGCTCAACAGGCTGCTGTTATGAATTTCGCTGGTGGTATGAGCCAGTGAGAAATCCGCGGGTATTGTGGCAAAAGCTATTGTGGACAATTTCACCTGCAGCATTTCTGTTGCCTGCTTCATGGCAGCAACGGGCAATGGCAGAGGTTCCCCTGTTGGCGCTTGATTTTGAACTGACGTCGCTAGATGTCAATGAAGCCAATATTACTTCAGTGGGATGGGTTGCAGGTAAGGGGGGAAGTATAGCGTTGGATTCTGCGTATTATGAAGTTGTACGTAGCGACGGCGGCCTGGCGCAAAGTCCGGTAATTCATGGGCTTATTCAAGCCGATATCTCGAACGGTGTGCCAGTGAAACAAGTACTTGACGTCCTGGTGCCGCTGCTTAATTCCCACATAATAGTTTGCCATAACGCGAAACTGGATATGGCAGTGCTGCACAGGTTGATGCAAAAGCAGAACTGTTTTGCTGCTGACGTGGTGATTCTGGATACAATGAA
Coding sequences:
- a CDS encoding DUF294 nucleotidyltransferase-like domain-containing protein; this translates as MSAIPQQVTDFLKSSAPFDQMDIDGLKALASHANLIYLAGEQKQQLLKDNRQCLFLIQSGQFSVKDSDRPVRHVSEGDYFNYAATLDNVSYPLEVNVDKPGLVYCFPPEAFKRTLHYGFVADFFRGTRADMLQNQAVVESNSMWLYKPLNEVMASAPVWADKATSIRDAALLMTEKNVSSLLITAAEKVVGIVTDRDLRSRVLAAGVGSECPVSDIMTEKPAMISQGRTLFDAIALMSERNIHHLPVIDRSTRQPVGMITTSDVIRHQRGNVLFIIGELAKAGNLYELTRLSWQIPHYLATHAKRPGDFDIAGKVLSQATDIMTRKLIDFFQREQGRAPMAYAWVVYGSQAREDQTMGSDQDNGLLLAREPDAEEATYFAAMAEYVCNGLAKCGIKLCAGNIMASNPELRLSLTQAIQEAQRWINQPTRAAILHFNIFLDARCAAGDADLFRSLQQARAPLLQQKMFLAALARHNNEISVPLSMFQKFVYEKGSREEVIDLKVRAIALINNVVRIYALANGVSLPSTLARLASLPAGSGLSTRDGENLRDIWLFLNRLRWRHQLAKNVTDNLVAVSELSSIERHQLKAAFKAIDRAQQAAVMNFAGGMSQ
- a CDS encoding 3'-5' exonuclease, whose amino-acid sequence is MRNPRVLWQKLLWTISPAAFLLPASWQQRAMAEVPLLALDFELTSLDVNEANITSVGWVAGKGGSIALDSAYYEVVRSDGGLAQSPVIHGLIQADISNGVPVKQVLDVLVPLLNSHIIVCHNAKLDMAVLHRLMQKQNCFAADVVILDTMKFAIYQLKKHHEVLPLQSATLPVCRERLGLPDAPAHNALDDAMATLQLWFAQLHQLSSGQNTKMKDLVHTGGLSTENLGKIPDG